A section of the Sporolituus thermophilus DSM 23256 genome encodes:
- a CDS encoding 3D domain-containing protein, whose translation MKHKSHRKRIKRLKRRYRRLAAALAGAAVLTSTMLPGLPAAVAHAAVNPNADAPVATQQQVGQDQAKDPAQINANAQKKQVTARQTAPKEFEQVLDIVATAYAPGPHDNDQWGDRTYLGTKIRPGVIAVDPDVIPLGSRVYIQFPDGTGQYAVAEDTGGAIKGNRIDIALPTVKQAEDFGIKNVKVYVLSTTDTQKA comes from the coding sequence TGGCGGCCGCACTCGCCGGAGCCGCGGTTCTTACGTCGACGATGCTGCCGGGACTTCCTGCCGCGGTTGCCCATGCCGCCGTTAATCCCAATGCCGACGCCCCGGTCGCGACGCAGCAACAAGTTGGACAAGATCAGGCGAAAGATCCCGCGCAGATTAACGCTAATGCCCAGAAAAAGCAAGTGACGGCTCGCCAAACAGCGCCGAAAGAATTTGAACAGGTTTTGGATATTGTCGCGACAGCGTACGCGCCAGGCCCTCACGACAACGACCAATGGGGAGACAGAACATACTTGGGTACCAAAATTCGGCCAGGTGTTATTGCCGTTGACCCCGACGTTATTCCGCTGGGCTCGCGGGTGTATATCCAGTTTCCTGACGGCACCGGCCAATATGCCGTAGCTGAAGACACCGGCGGGGCGATAAAGGGCAATCGTATTGATATTGCCCTGCCAACAGTGAAGCAAGCCGAAGATTTTGGCATCAAAAACGTCAAAGTATATGTGCTCAGCACAACGGATACACAGAAAGCCTAA